CGCCGACCAAATAGATTCTTTTTAATCTGGAAGACTAAGTTGACGATGATGATACAGAGAGTGAGCCATCTCTTAGATTCACACCGGGATTAGTGTTTTCTATTCGCTGCCGGAATTTTCTTTTACCAATCTAAATCATTAATTTCCTTTATGGGCTAACCACgtgaatattctttttatatctatatataaaaaaaaaaaaagtagactaAATATATCTTTGTCGTTTTATGTCTTTCTGACAGTCGGTGGAGATCAAAGTGAAGATGGACTGCGAAGGTTGCGAGCGGAAAGTGCGGCGTTCCGTCGAAGGCATGAAGGGTGTCTCTTCTGTCACGTTGGAACCCAAAGCCCATAAAGTCACTGTCGTCGGCTACGTCGACCCCAACAAGGTGGTGGCCCGTATGGCTCACAGGACCGGCAAGAAGGTCGAGCTCTGGCCGTACGTACCCTACGACGTTGTGGCTCATCCTTACGCAGCTGGCGTCTACGACAAGAAAGCACCTTCAGGTTATGTCCGCAGAGCAGATGACCCGGGAGTGTCTCAGCTTGCTCGTGCTAGCTCCACCGAGGTCCGCTACACTACTGCTTTTAGCGACGAGAACCCGGCAGCTTGTG
The sequence above is a segment of the Camelina sativa cultivar DH55 chromosome 10, Cs, whole genome shotgun sequence genome. Coding sequences within it:
- the LOC104716139 gene encoding heavy metal-associated isoprenylated plant protein 26-like isoform X2; its protein translation is MMIQRSVEIKVKMDCEGCERKVRRSVEGMKGVSSVTLEPKAHKVTVVGYVDPNKVVARMAHRTGKKVELWPYVPYDVVAHPYAAGVYDKKAPSGYVRRADDPGVSQLARASSTEVRYTTAFSDENPAACVVM
- the LOC104716139 gene encoding heavy metal-associated isoprenylated plant protein 26-like isoform X1, with product MGVLDHVYEMFDCSHGHKIKKRKQLQSVEIKVKMDCEGCERKVRRSVEGMKGVSSVTLEPKAHKVTVVGYVDPNKVVARMAHRTGKKVELWPYVPYDVVAHPYAAGVYDKKAPSGYVRRADDPGVSQLARASSTEVRYTTAFSDENPAACVVM